The following proteins come from a genomic window of Mycobacterium sp. DL:
- a CDS encoding DUF1097 domain-containing protein, translating into MDSRSALTLSIGVLGGVAVAFTATVITVPIWVVFLAWASFFFVGGGPAGWLRSVASNLVGVAIACGSLYAAHLLGGGLALTAVAVGVGSALMVQASWVGFLSTTPAVVVGFASTVSTVAGTGQLVTATSISHPGLVAACACVLGATFGILSEYLANVMTRTAPVSRPDTEGATA; encoded by the coding sequence ATGGATTCTCGATCTGCGCTGACACTGAGCATCGGTGTGCTCGGTGGCGTGGCGGTGGCGTTCACCGCCACAGTGATCACCGTTCCGATATGGGTGGTGTTCCTGGCATGGGCCTCGTTCTTCTTCGTCGGTGGCGGACCCGCCGGCTGGCTGCGGTCGGTGGCGTCGAATCTGGTGGGTGTGGCGATTGCCTGCGGCAGCCTGTACGCCGCTCATCTGCTCGGTGGCGGACTCGCCCTGACGGCCGTCGCCGTCGGTGTCGGCAGTGCGCTGATGGTGCAGGCATCCTGGGTCGGATTCCTGTCCACCACTCCCGCTGTGGTGGTCGGCTTCGCCTCGACGGTATCGACCGTGGCCGGGACGGGACAACTGGTCACTGCGACGAGCATCTCCCATCCCGGTCTCGTGGCGGCGTGTGCCTGCGTCCTGGGCGCGACGTTCGGGATCCTCTCGGAGTACCTCGCGAACGTGATGACACGAACGGCTCCAGTCAGCCGTCCTGACACGGAAGGTGCCACGGCATGA
- the nthA gene encoding nitrile hydratase subunit alpha, with product MSDQFAYPSDREQSSAEKVAALEHLLIEKGVITSQTVDKVLSYFESEMTPLNGKKIVVKAWKEPDFAARVVVDTPAAIAELELPEGMAGAEGEHLQAVANVPGVHNLIICTLCSCFPWPVLGLPPYWYKDPVFRSRAAREPRTVLAEVGVELAEETEIKVWDSSGHSRWFVIPERPSGTDDFTDEQLMDLVTTESMIGVALAGQPA from the coding sequence GTGAGTGATCAGTTCGCCTACCCATCCGACCGTGAACAGTCGAGCGCCGAAAAGGTTGCGGCACTGGAGCATCTGCTGATCGAGAAGGGGGTCATCACCAGCCAGACCGTCGACAAGGTGCTGTCCTACTTCGAGTCCGAGATGACACCGTTGAACGGTAAGAAGATCGTCGTCAAGGCGTGGAAGGAACCCGATTTTGCTGCCCGCGTGGTGGTCGACACCCCGGCGGCGATCGCCGAGCTGGAACTGCCCGAGGGGATGGCCGGTGCCGAGGGTGAACACCTGCAGGCCGTCGCCAATGTGCCAGGCGTGCACAACCTGATCATCTGCACCCTGTGCTCGTGCTTCCCGTGGCCGGTTCTGGGTCTGCCGCCCTACTGGTACAAGGACCCGGTGTTCCGATCCCGGGCGGCGCGCGAACCCCGAACCGTACTGGCCGAGGTCGGCGTCGAACTCGCCGAGGAGACCGAGATCAAGGTCTGGGATTCCAGCGGGCACTCACGGTGGTTCGTCATCCCCGAACGGCCCTCCGGGACTGATGATTTCACCGATGAGCAGCTGATGGACCTGGTCACCACCGAATCGATGATCGGTGTCGCGTTGGCGGGGCAGCCGGCATGA
- a CDS encoding energy-coupling factor ABC transporter permease → MHIEPGIVEGSKIVLSYLTAAGVGAYALNSAWKHIKERGSASLVFGTVATTVMVFVFFQVFPHFPVGVSEVHLILGSTLFLLFGAAPAAFGLAAGLLIQGLFVAPFDLPQFGMNVTTLLVPLFALQYVAKRTIAPQTPYVELKYRQVLGLSATYQAGIVSWVTFWALYGEGLTAETLSSVAMFGAAYLSVIILEPLADLAVLAGAKGLHRFRDNALLEPRLFAPA, encoded by the coding sequence ATGCACATTGAGCCGGGGATCGTCGAAGGTTCGAAGATCGTCCTGAGTTACCTGACCGCCGCAGGTGTCGGCGCCTACGCGCTGAACTCGGCGTGGAAGCACATCAAGGAGCGCGGTTCGGCGTCGCTGGTTTTCGGGACGGTGGCGACGACGGTGATGGTGTTCGTGTTCTTCCAGGTGTTCCCGCATTTCCCGGTGGGAGTCTCCGAAGTCCACCTGATCCTGGGGTCCACCCTGTTCCTGTTGTTCGGGGCGGCGCCGGCGGCGTTCGGGCTGGCCGCGGGACTCCTGATCCAGGGGTTGTTCGTCGCGCCCTTCGACCTCCCGCAGTTCGGCATGAACGTCACCACGCTGTTGGTGCCGTTGTTCGCGCTGCAGTATGTGGCCAAGAGGACCATCGCCCCGCAGACACCCTATGTGGAACTGAAATACCGTCAGGTCCTGGGTCTTTCGGCGACGTACCAGGCCGGGATCGTGTCGTGGGTGACGTTCTGGGCGCTCTACGGCGAGGGTCTGACCGCCGAAACCTTGAGCAGCGTGGCGATGTTCGGCGCGGCCTATCTGTCGGTCATCATCCTCGAACCGCTGGCCGACCTGGCGGTGCTGGCCGGTGCGAAGGGGTTGCACCGATTCCGCGACAACGCCCTGCTCGAGCCGCGGCTCTTCGCTCCCGCCTGA
- the nthB gene encoding nitrile hydratase subunit beta, producing the protein MKLQHYLGGLEGLPQPLNLEKRVFVEEWEKRIFGIHVAMMGLSNHLGSALPEYPIAQVPTEFHDEWTWADLRTGAEGMNPFDYFKFRYYEKWLGGITQFFIDKGYVSEEEIGALLGGTSPETGETGAPAIDAQVIDYLRRGDSPRRDVAHPQFAIGQKVRITNVPAGAHTRLPGALRDRIGTVTRIFEGDYGYFVHTGDGIGDPMPIYIVEFTPDELWGVRAEPGANTFYAELFEAYLQPVQEDQ; encoded by the coding sequence ATGAAACTTCAGCACTATCTCGGCGGCCTCGAAGGCCTGCCCCAGCCCCTGAACCTCGAGAAGCGGGTGTTCGTCGAGGAATGGGAGAAGCGGATCTTCGGCATCCACGTCGCGATGATGGGCTTGAGCAACCATCTCGGCTCTGCACTGCCGGAGTACCCGATCGCCCAGGTGCCGACCGAGTTCCACGACGAATGGACGTGGGCGGACCTGCGGACCGGTGCCGAGGGGATGAACCCCTTCGACTATTTCAAGTTCCGCTACTACGAGAAGTGGCTCGGTGGCATCACCCAGTTCTTCATCGACAAGGGCTACGTGTCGGAGGAGGAGATCGGCGCCCTGCTCGGTGGCACCTCGCCGGAAACCGGTGAGACGGGTGCACCGGCGATCGATGCTCAGGTGATCGACTACCTGCGCCGCGGTGACAGCCCCAGGCGCGACGTCGCGCACCCGCAGTTCGCCATCGGCCAGAAGGTGCGAATCACCAACGTCCCGGCCGGAGCCCATACCCGGCTACCCGGCGCGCTGCGCGACCGGATCGGCACCGTGACCCGCATCTTCGAAGGCGACTACGGCTACTTCGTCCACACCGGTGACGGCATCGGGGACCCGATGCCGATCTACATCGTCGAATTCACCCCCGATGAGCTCTGGGGTGTGCGCGCAGAACCGGGTGCGAACACGTTTTATGCCGAGCTGTTCGAGGCCTATCTCCAACCCGTCCAGGAGGACCAGTGA
- a CDS encoding nitrile hydratase accessory protein encodes MTLHETCTTDQAAPSFDHDWQRRAFGLALALSEFGHYPWSEFQQSLIDTIGGWEASPQSARGEWEYYDHWVTALEDVVQHREILTAPLHVDDGDHAVTDDHH; translated from the coding sequence ATGACACTCCACGAAACCTGCACCACCGACCAGGCCGCCCCGTCGTTCGACCACGACTGGCAGCGCCGGGCTTTTGGTCTGGCTCTGGCACTCTCGGAGTTCGGTCACTATCCGTGGAGCGAGTTCCAGCAGAGCCTGATCGACACGATCGGGGGCTGGGAAGCATCGCCGCAGTCCGCCCGTGGCGAATGGGAGTACTACGACCACTGGGTCACCGCGCTCGAAGACGTGGTCCAGCACAGAGAAATTCTCACCGCACCGCTGCACGTCGACGACGGCGACCACGCTGTGACCGACGACCACCACTGA